Genomic segment of Arachnia propionica:
GTTCTGGCAGCAGGCCGGAAGGGCGGGCCGGGCGGGCAGGGAGGCGCTGGTGGTGCTGCTGGCCCGCGAGAACCCCCTCGACGCCTACCTGCTGCAACATCCCGAACTGATCTTCGACGCCCCCGTCGAGGCCGCGATCTGCCACCCGCAGAACCCGCACGTCCTCGGCCCACACCTGGCCGCCGCCGCGCAGGAACAACCGTTGACGGCCGCCGACGAACGCTGGTTCGGACCCACCGCCCTGCCGCTGGTAGCTCACCTTGCTGCCGGGAAGGTGCTGCGGGACCGCGGCGGCACCTGGTATTGGACCCGTCCCGACCGCGCCGTCGACCACATCAACCTGCGATCCACCACCCCCCGGCCCGTGGAGATCATCGAACGCTCCACCGGGCAGGTGATCGGGGTGGTGGACCCGGCAGCCGCCGACCGCACCGTCCACCGGGGCGCCGTCTACCTCCACCAGGGACGCTCTTTCGTGGTGACCGAACTGGACGTCGAGGAACGCAGCGCCATGGTGGTGGCGGCCCACAACCCCTGGTACACCCAGGCCGAATCCGCCCAGGACATCGCGGTGCTGCGGGAACAGCGGTCGCGACCACTCGGTTCGACAACCCTGCACTTCGGTGACGTGCGGCTCAGCTGGCAGGTCACCGGATACCTGCGCCGAGACGAAACCACCCACGAGGTGCTCGACTCCACCCCGCTCGACTGTCCCGAGCACACCCTCACCACGCAGGCGGTGTGGTGGAGCGTCCCGGAGACCCTGGAACGGGAACTGGGCTGGGGGCCGCTGCAACTCGGAGCCGCCGCGCACGCCGCCGAACACACCTCCATCGGGTTGCTGCCCGCCTTCGCTCCCTGCGACCGCTGGGACATCGGCGGGATCTCCACGGCACGCCACCCGGACACCGGTCTGGCGACGGTGTTCGTCCACGACGGCCTGCCCGGTGGAGCAGGTTTCGCCGCCCGCGCCCACGAAGTGGCCGAGCAGTGGTTGGCGGCGACCTTGGAACGGCTGCGCACCTGCCGTTGCGAATCGGGCTGCCCGGCCTGCATCGTCTCCCCGAAATGCGGCAACGCCAACCAGGTCCTCGACAAGACGGCGGCCACCGAACTGCTGCGCCGGATCCTCTGAGAATCCAGCGGGCGGGGCGAATCGACCGGCTCCGGGGACGGGACCCGTCCGCGGAGCCCCGGATGGTTTTCACACCGTCTCCTTTCACACCGTTCCCGCCGTGGCGCTGCGTTCCACGTCGGCGGGATTGAAACCGCGGCCCTCCAACAGCGGCAGGGTCACCGTCACCTCGACCACGAACCGGGGACGCTGCCCCCGAACCTCGCAGCCGGTGAGGCGCCCACCGTTCTCGGACGCCACCTTCGAGGCCTCGGCGCAGGCGTCGCCGCCATCCGCTTCGACCGCTGCGGCGGCCAGGGCCGTCAGGTCGGCCGCGTCCTGGGCCTTTTCCGCGCGGGCCAGCCAACCGGTGATCAACGCGGCGGTAGCGGCGACCAACACCAGCCCCAGGCAGATTCCCGCGACCAGCACCGTCCCCACTCCCCGCTCGTTATGGACCCGGGAACGTCCCGGACCTCCCGTGACGCTCATGGCCCGACCCCCGGTTCCCAGTGGGCCCAGGCGGTGGCTTCGAGCGGAATGGCACCGAGGCCGAGGATGGGGACCTCCATGCGGGTCGTCACCCGCACTCCCGCCTCGGCGCGTTCGATCTCGATGCGCGCCCGCTCGGGCGCCTTCTCCTTGGTTTTCTCCGCCAGCGCGTCGTCGCCCCGGGACAGGTACTTGGCCAGTTCCGAACTGACGGTCTGGATGCCCGACTGGGCCACCCCCAGCAGCACGAGACCGACCAGGGCCGACACCAGCGTCACCAAGGTGACCAGCCCGATGGCGAACTCCACCGTCACCATGCCCCGCTGCCCACGGCGGGCCCTGCGACGTCCGAACCAACCGACTCGACCGGCCCTCCTGCGGCGGGGCGCCGGAGAAACCGGGTGGCCGGCGACGGCCGTCGATGCTTCCTCGCCCCGCGCCCCCGGCCCCTCCACCAGGAGGCGTGGGGCGGACACATCCGCCCCACGCATGCCGGTCAGCTGTCGTACTGGGCGACGTTCGTGAAAAGGTCGGTGACCCATTTCATGATCGTGTCGAAAAGCGAATTGTCGTGGAAGACGCGGATCAGCAACATTGCTGCCGCCGCGGCGCCCAACAGGCCGATGGCGTACTCGACGGTGGTGAGTCCCCGTTCGGCGAAACGACGCGAGAGCGGCTTCTTCTTCTCGACGCGGGCGATGCTCTTGGTGGACTCGGACATGGCTTCCCCTTTCAAGTGCCCACCGGACGCCTTTCATCCGGTGACACTTTCACCATGGGAAGCAGGACCCGCAGGGATTTCCTTTTCCACATCCCCCCGGTTGGGCGGCAACACCGCCACCCAACCGGACAACACCTCAGGTTCCTGCGACAACACCTCACCCGGGTGGGGTGCCCTCGCGTGCGGCTGGGGTCAGTCCTGCAGGACCTGCAGCAGTTCGTCGCGGACCCGCACCGAGCGACGCGGGTTGCGGTCGCCGATCACCGCTACCGTCAGACCACCGGCGGAGGCGGTCGTCGGAGTCGTCGCGGTGCCGCCCAGCGCGTCGTCGGCCCGGCAGCAGAACGTGTGGCGGCGCTCCGCCTCGGCCGCGATCATCGCGTTGATGTTCGGGTCGTTGCTGGCGGCCAGGACGTACCAGGCCTCGCCGACATCCTCCGCCCTGGCGGTGCGCTGCTCGACGGCGATCGCGCCGCTCGCCGCGAGCCGGCCGACGGCGATCCCGAGGTTCGGCGCGACGACCCGCACCTTCGCCCCCGCGTCGAGCAGCCGGGGGATGCGCCGCGCCGCAACGGCCCCGCCGCCGACGACCAGAACGTCGCGGTCCTTCAAGATGAGGTTCGACATGAACCCGGGGGCGCCTTCGCCGAAACCCTCGGCGTCGAGTTCCGCGAGATAGCGGTCGACGACCAGCTGGGCCAGCTCGTCGCAGTCACCGATGACCTCGGCGACCCGCACCTCGACGTCCGGGTTGTTCTCGCGCCAGGCGGCGACCTGCTCCAGGTTCCAGGTCCGCAGCTTGCCCGGGAACAGGAAGTGCGGGGCGACGACGATCTGTTTCACGCCGGTGGCTTTCGCGTGGTTCAACGCCTCCGGCACCGACGGCCGCGACACCTGGATGAACGCGGGATGGATGCTGCGGAGCTCCTTCTCCTCCATGAGGGTCCGGGCCATGCGGTAGCGCTCCGCGTTCGATTCGGTGACGGGGGAGCCGCGACCCACCAGGACACACGCCGTGTCCTGGGGACGCCACTCGCCGAGCGCCTCGACGACGCGGTTGCGCACCGCCGAATCCAGCAGCGGACTGCCCAGCAGCGCCGCCGAGTACGCGACCCTGGCCTCGCCGCGTCCCTCGTCAATGGCCTCCGGGATGTCGATCCGCACGTGCCCGCCGGTCGCGAGCATCAGCGGCACGACGACGGCATCCGTTTCGCCCTTCGGTTCGAGGCCCTCCAGGGCCTCGGCCACGGCCTCGGGGATGCTCGGTTCCGTCAATTCGACGAAACCCATCGTCAGTTTCGTGTCCGGCAGTTTCGCCCGGACGCGTTCCGCGAGCGCACGGCACACGGCCACGCCCTCCGGGTCACGGGTGCCGTGCGCGGCGATGACGAGCGGCACGTTGGTCAGCTCCTTGAGCATCAGCAGTTTCCTCCTTGAATCTTGCCCATCCACTGGTAGTCACGCGGCGTGACGATGGCTGTTTCACCGACTCCCGTCGCCACCGGTTTGGTGGTCGACGAACCGACGATGACGATGGTGTGCATGTCAACCCATTCGGGGTTGAACTCACTGATCGGCGCCCACCTGATGCGCTGCTTCGGCCGGAACGCCTCGTAGACGGCCATCACCGGCACGTCAGCGGGGCGGTGCGCCCCCAGGATCTCCAGTGCCCGGGGCAGGTGGGCGACGCGTTTGCGGGAACGGGGGTTGTACAGCACCGTCACGAAGTCACCCTCCGCGGCGGCCTGGAGCCGGCGCTCGATGTCCTCCCACGACGTGTGGAGATCGGACAGGGAGATCGTGACGTGGTCGTGGCCGAGCGGCGCCCCGAGCAGCGCGGAAGCGGCCAGCTCCGCCGTGACGCCCGGGATGATCCTGACGTCGATACCCTCGGTGCCGATTTCCAGGGTGGGGGATGCCATCGCGTAGATCGCGGGGTCGCCGGAGCACACGAACGCCACGGGGTGGCCCTCGCGGGCCTTCTGGATCGCGAACGCCGTCCGCTGCTCCTCGGTGCCCATCTTCGTGGCGTGGGTCTCGGCGTGGGGGTTGACCAGGTCGCGGATCTGCCGCACGTACGGGATGTAGCCGACCACGTAGCGGGCGGTCTCGATCGCCTGCTTCGCCATCGGGGTCAGCAGGTCGCGGTGACCGGGGCCGAGACCGACCACCCGCAGCTCGCCGCGCGCCGGAACCCGGCCGATCGCGCACGTCGCGTCGGGGCATTTCGTCTTCGGCACGATCAGTTCGGCGCCGCGGCGGATGACGGAGGCCTCGGAGACGCTCGGCGTTCCCACCTCGGAGGCGACGACCTCCGAGGGGGTCGGCACCTCGATGCCCGCCAGCTCGGCGGCCTCGTAGCACACGAACGGTACACCCAGGTGCTTGGCGAGGCGGATCAGGCCACCCTCACGCGCCTTGGCGTCGACGCTGGTGAGTGCTGCGACCGAGTGGATCGTCAGGCCCGCGGACGCGAGGGTCGCCTCCAGGTGGGCGCGCAGGATCTTCTCCGAGGTGCCGCGGTTGCATCCCATGCCCACCACCAGCGAGCGGGGATGCAGGACGACCCGCGGCAGCTCGGCGGCCGGCAACTGTGAGGCGTCGCGGTCGGTGACGAGAATCTCCGCGACCGGTGAGGCCGCGTCCTCGGTGACATTGGCCGGCAGCGGTGGCATCGGCCACGGCTGATCCCGCACCAGCCGCACGGAACGGCCGTCGAGCATCGCGCCGGTCACGCCCGCGACATCGCCGCTGTGGGCCCAGCCGAGGGTGTCGAGAGCGGGGATGCCGAGGGAGTCGGTGGCGGTCGTGAGCACCGCGGTGGCGCCGAGGGCCTCCGACAGCTTCTCGGCCAGCTCGTTCGCACCGCCGACGTGCCCGCCCAGCAGGGGCACGACGAAATGCCCGCCCTGGTCGATGACGACGACACCCGGGTCGGTTTTCTTCGAATCCAGCAGCGGCGCGAGGATGCGGGTGGTGGCTCCGATCGCCAGGTGCGAGACGACCAGGTCGCATTCGTCGAAGGCCTGGCGCAGCCCCTCGGTGGCGGGCCCGTCGTAGATGCGGGTTCCGCCGAGCAGCTCGTCGATCTGGGCGGCGCGGGCACGGGCGGCCTCGGAGGAGAAAACCTGCCCGACCGTAAGCTCGGCCAGTGCATTCGCGGTCAGCCGCTCCACCGCGACCTCAGGGACGGCGACGCGGCGGGGCGCGGTGGTGTCGACGGCCGTCTCGTCCCATTCGGCGTCGGGGTGGCGCTCCAGGACGAGCACGACGTTCGGGTTCCGGACGTCCTCGACCGCGGCCAGTTGTTCACCGGTCATGATCCGGACGCGTTCGTCGTCCTCGCCGAGACGCTCGGCCAGGACGAAGGTCCGGTCGAGGCCGGCCAGGGGGTCGGTCAGCTGCGAGAGGGGTTCGCGCGGATCGGTCATGACCGCGACCTTCGCGTAGCGGCGCGCCGCTGTGATGGCGGCGTCGATGGGGCGGCCGTGCGCGGAAACCGTGATGGCGTCGTCCCAGGGCAGCCCGATGCGGGCGAACGCCTCGGCAACCGACGAGGCGCGCGTGACGACCTTCGGACGCAGCCCGATCGACCGCAGCTTGCGGACGACGCCGAACCACAGCGGGTCACCGGAGGCGAGGATCACGACGTCGGTGTCCTCGGGCAGCTGCCGGATCTTCTCGACGGCGGGGGTGAGGCCACCCAGGACGATTCGCTTGTCCTCGGGGACGGCCAGCTCGTCGAGGTGACGGCGCCCGCCGACCACCACGGACGCGGCGGCGACGGCGCGGCGCAGCTCCTCGCTGGGGGCGCCGAGATGCCCGTGGACCGTGATCATGTGTTGTCTCCGTTCTCCAGGTTGTAGGTGGTGGCGCCGTGTTCCCTCAGGTCGGCTTCGGCGGCCTTGTCGGCGTCGCGGTACTCGTGCCGGAAACCGGGGTGGTACAGGTGGGAGCGTTTGGCGGCGCGGTCGGTGGCCAGGGCCGGGCCGACGAGCACGATCGTGTGCTTCCAGAGCTTGTGTTCCTTCATCGTCGCCGACAGGTCCTTCAGCTGGACCCGCCAGATGGCCTCGTCGGGCCAGGTCACGCGGTAGCCGATGATGCAGGGCGTCTCCGGGGGGTAGCCGCCCTCGAGGAGGGCCGCCTCCAGTTGCTTGTTGCGGGCCGCCGACAGGTAGATCGACATCGTCGTGCCGTGGGCGGCGAACGAGCGGATGTTCTCCTTCTCGGGCATGGGGGTGCGGCCGCCCTCGAGGCGGGTGAGGATCATCGACTGCGCGACCTCCGGCAGCGTCAGCTCGGAGTCGACCCGGGCCGCGGTGGCGGAGAACGCCGAGATGCCGGGGATCGTCTCGGTGGGGATGCCGATCTGGGCGCACAGGTCGCGCTGCTCCGCCGTCGCCCCGTAGATGTCCGGGTCGCCGGTGTGGACGCGGGCGACGAGGAGTTTTTCGTCGCGGGCCCGCGTGTAAAGCGGCACCAGGTCCTCCAGGGGAATCGACGCGGAATCGATGACCTCGGCGCCGGGTTTGTGGCCGGCGACGATCCCGGGGTGCACGAGCGACGAGGCCCAGATGATGATGTCTGCCTCGGCGATGACGCGGGCGCCCCGCACGGTGATCAGGTCGTCGGCCCCGGGGCCTGCCCCGACGAAGACCACCAGGCCTTCCGGGTCGAGTCTCAGTCCGCTCATATTCTCCCTCCGGTGGTGGAACGTTTCGGTGCGGCAAGGACGGTGCTGAAGTAGGGTGCACGGTCGGTCACCTCGGACAGGAGCACGAGGTGTTCGGAGGGCAACCCGAGATCGGTGCCGAGGATGGCCTCGCCGAGGCGGCCCTGCGCATCCAGCACGGCGCGGAGCTCGGTCATTTCGCGGCCGCCCTTGTAGATGACGACGGTGTCGGAGACCTCGCAGACGCGGGCCAGGGTTTCGGGCCCGACGGTCCACGGCACGAGGGACAGGATCTCCTGGCCCTCGACGAGCGGGGTGCGGCTGGCGGCGGCGATGGCCTGCATGGCGGTGATCCCGGGAATGACCTCGACCTTGACCTCGACGCGCCGCGACACCAGGTCACACAGGTAGGAGAACGTCGAGAACACCGACGCGTCGCCGACGGTGGCGAACGCCACCCGCTTCGCGCCGGCCTCGAACGCCTCGACGGCGGCCGTGGCGGAGGCCTCCCACGCGTCGGCCCGGCGCTGCCCAATGCCGCGGCGTTCGGCCATGGAGAACGGGATGCGGCGGACCGCGCCGGCCTTGGCGGGCAGGTGGGCACACACGATTTCCTCGGCACGGCCGATGCCTCCGGCGCGGGCCTCGGTGCTCGGCACCAGAATGACGTCGGCGGCCTCCAGGGTCCGCAACGCCTTCACGGTCACGTGGTCCGGGTCGCCGGGACCCACCCCCACTCCGGACAGGGTGCGGTCAACGCTCATGTGGCCCTCCTCGGGTGCTACGCCCGTTCGGTCTTGGCTGGCCCGAAGTATCTGGCTCCCACCCGGGTGGTCACAGTGGCGGCACCGCTCCGGATTCGCACCGGATTCCTTCGTTGTCGGCAAGCTGAATGGTCAGTCGTCGCGGGACAGCCTAGCCAGTTCCGGCTCGCAGGTCCTAGCCGAAAGGTCGAGGCGTGTCCCGGTCGGGGCGTACCTCCCGCCCGGCTGGCCGGCGGCCGGCGGTGACTGCCATAGTCTTGGAGGTGTGACCAATGACTACATCAAGACCGGTAGCCCGATCTATGCCCGCTCGTTCGAGATCATCCGGGAGGAATCGAACCTGGGGCGTTTCCCCGAGGACGTCGAGCCCGTGGTGGTGCGGATGATCCACGCCGCTGCCGATCCGGCGATCGCCGACCTGATCGCCTTCACGCCGGGTGTCGTCGCCGCCGCCCTCAAGGCCCTCGAGGCCGGGGCGCCGATCCTGTGTGACTCGTCGATGGTCGCTACCGGCATCATCCGCAGCCGCCTGCCCGAACACACCCGGATCGTCTGCCACATCAAGGACCCCCGCCTGCCCGCGATCGCGGAGGCGAAGGGCTGCACCAAAACCGCCGCCGCCGTCGACCTGTGGCAGGAGGACGGCCTGCTCGACGGCGCGGTCGTCGCCATCGGCAACGCCCCGACCGCGTTGTTCAGGGTGCTCGAGGTGATGCACGAGACCGGCGCAAGGCCCGCGGCGATCGTCGGCATCCCCGTCGGTTTCGTCGGTGCCGCGGAGTCGAAGGACGCGCTGGTCGCCGACGACAGCGGCGTCGAGTACATCACGGTCCTCGGTCGCCGCGGCGGCTCCGCCATGGCGGTCGCCGCAGTGAACGCGATGGCCAGCCGAGCCGAGACCACGAATGACCGCTGACGGCGATCCCGCCCTGGCCGCGGAGGGCCGGGAGGCGCTGCGTCCCCGCGGCCGGAAGGCGCAACTGGAGTCGTCGCAGCTGAGACCCGGCTGGACGACGGGGGCGTGCGCCTGCGCGGCCGCCACCAGCGCCTTCGTCGCCCTGGAAACGGGCGAGTTCCCCGACCCGGTCGGGATCGCGCTGCCCGGTGGGCGTGAGGCCGCGTTCGCCCTGACCCAGTGGCGGCTACGGCCCGGGCTGGCGATGGCGGCGGTCACGAAGGACGCCGGCGACGACCCCGACGTCACCCACGGCGCGGTCGTGCGGGTGATGGTCGAACCCGGCGAGCCCGGCGGCGGCGTGAGGTTCGCGGGCGGCGAGGGCGTCGGCACCGTCACCCTGCCGGGGCTGCCGCTGCCGGTGGGGGAGCCGGCCATCAACCCGAAACCCCGCGAATACATCACCGCCAACATCACCGCCGCCGCCGAGCGCCTCGGGGTCGCGCCCGACGTGTGCGTGACCGTCTCGATCGACGACGGCGCACGCATCGCCGAGAAGACCTGGAACTCGCGCATCGGTGTGCTCGGAGGTTTGAGTGTCCTGGGCACCACCGGTGTCGTCGTGCCCTACTCGTGTTCGGCCTGGATCGCGTCGATCCACCGCGGCATCGACGTCGCCATCGCCACCGGTGCGACGCACGCAGCCGCCTGCACCGGATCGACGTCGGAGCGGGTCGCCGAGGAGCTGTACCCGGGCATCGAACTGCTCGACATGGGCGACTTCGCCGGCGCCGTCCTGAAATACCTGCGCAAACACCCGCTGCCCAGGCTCGCGATCGTCGGGGGGGTTGCGAAACTCTCCAAACTGGCAGCCGGTTACCTCGACCTGCACTCCCACCGCACCCGCATCCAGCCCGGCCACCTGCGCCAACTGGTGGAGGGGGCCGGTGCCTCACCGGAGCTGGCCGACGCGATCGGAGAGGTCGCCACCGTCGCCCACGCCGTCACCCTCGCCGGTGAGGTCGGCATCGACCTGCCGCAGCTGATCGCGGACTCGGCGCGCGACGAGGCACTGGCGGTCCTCGGCGGGGCACCGGTGGAAGTGGAGATCGTAGTGATCGACCGCGCCGGCAAGATCCTCGCGAGGGCCCACTGACCCGCACGACCCCAGATCTGGGGTCGTGAAACACGGTAATGCAG
This window contains:
- a CDS encoding DEAD/DEAH box helicase, which encodes MNWEWVTGAEEAVVVRRRPVSPGAWADWPGWLDAELVDGFRAAGIDRPWRHQVEFAELARAGRHAAICTPTGSGKSLAYLMPVLAALREPRAGRGRGFALRRPAALYLAPTKALAHDQARAAGVLAPGSVRIGALDGDSDETERRFAREHANLVLTNPDMLHFSVLPNHRRWSALLGGLRYVVIDEAHRYQGVFGAHVAQVLRRLRRLAAAHGAEPTILLSSATAPNAADFGGALIGEDRVEVVADSAAPVAARTVVLWQPSVSLNRDTSRLLAGLVDDATQTLAFVASRAGAELTSLEAAELAAEPGRIASYRGGYLAMERRDLEAALQTGEILGLATTNALELGIDVSGIDAVLVSGFPGKLSAFWQQAGRAGRAGREALVVLLARENPLDAYLLQHPELIFDAPVEAAICHPQNPHVLGPHLAAAAQEQPLTAADERWFGPTALPLVAHLAAGKVLRDRGGTWYWTRPDRAVDHINLRSTTPRPVEIIERSTGQVIGVVDPAAADRTVHRGAVYLHQGRSFVVTELDVEERSAMVVAAHNPWYTQAESAQDIAVLREQRSRPLGSTTLHFGDVRLSWQVTGYLRRDETTHEVLDSTPLDCPEHTLTTQAVWWSVPETLERELGWGPLQLGAAAHAAEHTSIGLLPAFAPCDRWDIGGISTARHPDTGLATVFVHDGLPGGAGFAARAHEVAEQWLAATLERLRTCRCESGCPACIVSPKCGNANQVLDKTAATELLRRIL
- a CDS encoding precorrin-8X methylmutase — translated: MTNDYIKTGSPIYARSFEIIREESNLGRFPEDVEPVVVRMIHAAADPAIADLIAFTPGVVAAALKALEAGAPILCDSSMVATGIIRSRLPEHTRIVCHIKDPRLPAIAEAKGCTKTAAAVDLWQEDGLLDGAVVAIGNAPTALFRVLEVMHETGARPAAIVGIPVGFVGAAESKDALVADDSGVEYITVLGRRGGSAMAVAAVNAMASRAETTNDR
- a CDS encoding Rv3654c family TadE-like protein, translating into MSVTGGPGRSRVHNERGVGTVLVAGICLGLVLVAATAALITGWLARAEKAQDAADLTALAAAAVEADGGDACAEASKVASENGGRLTGCEVRGQRPRFVVEVTVTLPLLEGRGFNPADVERSATAGTV
- a CDS encoding cobalt-precorrin-5B (C(1))-methyltransferase, yielding MTADGDPALAAEGREALRPRGRKAQLESSQLRPGWTTGACACAAATSAFVALETGEFPDPVGIALPGGREAAFALTQWRLRPGLAMAAVTKDAGDDPDVTHGAVVRVMVEPGEPGGGVRFAGGEGVGTVTLPGLPLPVGEPAINPKPREYITANITAAAERLGVAPDVCVTVSIDDGARIAEKTWNSRIGVLGGLSVLGTTGVVVPYSCSAWIASIHRGIDVAIATGATHAAACTGSTSERVAEELYPGIELLDMGDFAGAVLKYLRKHPLPRLAIVGGVAKLSKLAAGYLDLHSHRTRIQPGHLRQLVEGAGASPELADAIGEVATVAHAVTLAGEVGIDLPQLIADSARDEALAVLGGAPVEVEIVVIDRAGKILARAH
- the cobI gene encoding precorrin-2 C(20)-methyltransferase, with the protein product MSVDRTLSGVGVGPGDPDHVTVKALRTLEAADVILVPSTEARAGGIGRAEEIVCAHLPAKAGAVRRIPFSMAERRGIGQRRADAWEASATAAVEAFEAGAKRVAFATVGDASVFSTFSYLCDLVSRRVEVKVEVIPGITAMQAIAAASRTPLVEGQEILSLVPWTVGPETLARVCEVSDTVVIYKGGREMTELRAVLDAQGRLGEAILGTDLGLPSEHLVLLSEVTDRAPYFSTVLAAPKRSTTGGRI
- a CDS encoding CbiX/SirB N-terminal domain-containing protein; amino-acid sequence: MLKELTNVPLVIAAHGTRDPEGVAVCRALAERVRAKLPDTKLTMGFVELTEPSIPEAVAEALEGLEPKGETDAVVVPLMLATGGHVRIDIPEAIDEGRGEARVAYSAALLGSPLLDSAVRNRVVEALGEWRPQDTACVLVGRGSPVTESNAERYRMARTLMEEKELRSIHPAFIQVSRPSVPEALNHAKATGVKQIVVAPHFLFPGKLRTWNLEQVAAWRENNPDVEVRVAEVIGDCDELAQLVVDRYLAELDAEGFGEGAPGFMSNLILKDRDVLVVGGGAVAARRIPRLLDAGAKVRVVAPNLGIAVGRLAASGAIAVEQRTARAEDVGEAWYVLAASNDPNINAMIAAEAERRHTFCCRADDALGGTATTPTTASAGGLTVAVIGDRNPRRSVRVRDELLQVLQD
- the cobJ gene encoding precorrin-3B C(17)-methyltransferase codes for the protein MITVHGHLGAPSEELRRAVAAASVVVGGRRHLDELAVPEDKRIVLGGLTPAVEKIRQLPEDTDVVILASGDPLWFGVVRKLRSIGLRPKVVTRASSVAEAFARIGLPWDDAITVSAHGRPIDAAITAARRYAKVAVMTDPREPLSQLTDPLAGLDRTFVLAERLGEDDERVRIMTGEQLAAVEDVRNPNVVLVLERHPDAEWDETAVDTTAPRRVAVPEVAVERLTANALAELTVGQVFSSEAARARAAQIDELLGGTRIYDGPATEGLRQAFDECDLVVSHLAIGATTRILAPLLDSKKTDPGVVVIDQGGHFVVPLLGGHVGGANELAEKLSEALGATAVLTTATDSLGIPALDTLGWAHSGDVAGVTGAMLDGRSVRLVRDQPWPMPPLPANVTEDAASPVAEILVTDRDASQLPAAELPRVVLHPRSLVVGMGCNRGTSEKILRAHLEATLASAGLTIHSVAALTSVDAKAREGGLIRLAKHLGVPFVCYEAAELAGIEVPTPSEVVASEVGTPSVSEASVIRRGAELIVPKTKCPDATCAIGRVPARGELRVVGLGPGHRDLLTPMAKQAIETARYVVGYIPYVRQIRDLVNPHAETHATKMGTEEQRTAFAIQKAREGHPVAFVCSGDPAIYAMASPTLEIGTEGIDVRIIPGVTAELAASALLGAPLGHDHVTISLSDLHTSWEDIERRLQAAAEGDFVTVLYNPRSRKRVAHLPRALEILGAHRPADVPVMAVYEAFRPKQRIRWAPISEFNPEWVDMHTIVIVGSSTTKPVATGVGETAIVTPRDYQWMGKIQGGNC
- a CDS encoding DUF4244 domain-containing protein yields the protein MSESTKSIARVEKKKPLSRRFAERGLTTVEYAIGLLGAAAAAMLLIRVFHDNSLFDTIMKWVTDLFTNVAQYDS
- a CDS encoding TadE family type IV pilus minor pilin, which produces MRGADVSAPRLLVEGPGARGEEASTAVAGHPVSPAPRRRRAGRVGWFGRRRARRGQRGMVTVEFAIGLVTLVTLVSALVGLVLLGVAQSGIQTVSSELAKYLSRGDDALAEKTKEKAPERARIEIERAEAGVRVTTRMEVPILGLGAIPLEATAWAHWEPGVGP
- the cobM gene encoding precorrin-4 C(11)-methyltransferase → MSGLRLDPEGLVVFVGAGPGADDLITVRGARVIAEADIIIWASSLVHPGIVAGHKPGAEVIDSASIPLEDLVPLYTRARDEKLLVARVHTGDPDIYGATAEQRDLCAQIGIPTETIPGISAFSATAARVDSELTLPEVAQSMILTRLEGGRTPMPEKENIRSFAAHGTTMSIYLSAARNKQLEAALLEGGYPPETPCIIGYRVTWPDEAIWRVQLKDLSATMKEHKLWKHTIVLVGPALATDRAAKRSHLYHPGFRHEYRDADKAAEADLREHGATTYNLENGDNT